From Variimorphobacter saccharofermentans, one genomic window encodes:
- the purN gene encoding phosphoribosylglycinamide formyltransferase, producing MLKLAVLVSGGGTNLQALIDQIEQKKLTDVKIEVVISNKKDVYALERAKQHGIPTETVIKKDYENQTQFEDDLLARLNRYQVDLIVLAGCLMILPEIIIRNYRNRIINIHPSLIPSFCGAGFYGLKVHEAVLARGVKVTGATVHFVDEGCDTGPIILQKAVMVEEDDTPEILQRRVMEQAEWLILPEAVRLIAQNRIKVENNIVKIIN from the coding sequence ATGTTAAAGCTAGCTGTTCTTGTATCTGGCGGAGGTACGAATCTCCAGGCTCTGATTGATCAGATCGAGCAAAAAAAGTTAACCGATGTTAAAATTGAGGTCGTCATTAGCAATAAAAAGGATGTATATGCGCTGGAACGGGCTAAACAGCACGGTATTCCTACGGAGACTGTAATTAAGAAGGATTATGAGAATCAGACACAGTTTGAAGATGATTTATTAGCACGCTTAAACCGCTATCAGGTGGATTTGATTGTATTAGCAGGATGTCTGATGATTCTTCCGGAGATTATTATCCGCAATTACAGAAATCGCATCATCAATATCCATCCGTCATTAATCCCCTCCTTCTGTGGAGCGGGTTTCTATGGACTGAAGGTTCATGAAGCAGTATTAGCCCGTGGTGTTAAAGTTACGGGTGCTACTGTACATTTTGTGGATGAAGGCTGTGATACCGGACCAATCATTCTACAAAAGGCTGTAATGGTGGAGGAGGACGACACACCTGAGATCCTGCAGCGCAGAGTGATGGAACAGGCTGAGTGGCTGATACTTCCGGAAGCAGTACGACTCATAGCCCAGAACAGAATTAAAGTTGAGAATAATATCGTAAAAATAATAAATTAA
- a CDS encoding ABC transporter permease, producing MKKVMRLVSVQLWALLGDMLSISNKQKKRPRLLCIVLLLFLALLGFVSFAYSFAIGSGLQLFHSLELLPAIMMTATSLVALFTTMLKIKGTVFGFRDYDMVMSLPVSTAGIVASRLLLLYSVNLIFTIVIMLPMMVAFGILAKPGAMFYLLGFVMLLFIPMLPIVIASVFGTVIAYITTKFRHSNFFSILFSLLLFIAIIVSPILLGNEGEKLVDISREMTNKVDRLYPLVRLYRSAMIEYDITAFALFLLISLFAFLIYSIIVKYIFKRVNTLIMTGKYRSNYRLGELKTYSPFKALFIKELKRYFSSTLYVLNTGFGMVILTLGAIAMGFVDIEKIIDVSQMGMPVGEFVPVFILFCIMMSSTSMASISLEGSNLWIVKSIPVSPITIYHSKIAVNLTILAPAVVDTIIIGLLLKLKWTLILIMLLVTIVSSIFIALYGLLMNLLLPNFKWNNEANVVKQSAASLVVVFSGMAVVGILAVLLMIFQSFTLTYIIYSVIMASADAFLYWLIHTYGTRRFYYLQY from the coding sequence ATGAAAAAGGTGATGCGTCTTGTATCGGTACAGCTTTGGGCACTGTTGGGTGATATGTTATCCATCAGTAATAAGCAGAAAAAGAGGCCTAGGCTATTATGTATCGTATTGTTGCTGTTTCTAGCATTATTGGGCTTTGTTTCCTTTGCATACAGCTTCGCAATCGGAAGCGGATTACAGCTGTTTCACAGTCTGGAGCTGCTTCCAGCAATCATGATGACAGCTACCAGTCTGGTAGCTCTATTTACTACGATGTTGAAAATAAAAGGGACAGTTTTTGGCTTTCGAGACTATGATATGGTGATGTCACTTCCTGTTAGTACTGCTGGAATTGTGGCAAGCCGCCTTTTATTACTGTATTCCGTTAACTTAATATTTACCATTGTAATTATGTTGCCAATGATGGTTGCATTTGGTATTCTTGCAAAGCCTGGAGCTATGTTCTATCTTTTGGGATTCGTCATGTTGTTATTTATTCCGATGCTTCCAATTGTTATTGCATCTGTATTCGGGACGGTGATTGCCTATATAACGACAAAATTCCGTCACTCGAATTTTTTTAGCATCCTGTTTTCCTTACTGCTTTTCATCGCTATTATAGTATCTCCTATTCTACTTGGTAACGAGGGTGAGAAGCTGGTTGATATCAGCAGGGAAATGACGAATAAAGTAGATCGATTATATCCTTTGGTCAGGCTGTACAGAAGTGCCATGATTGAATATGATATTACAGCCTTTGCTTTGTTTTTGCTGATTTCTCTATTCGCGTTTTTGATTTACAGCATAATCGTTAAATATATCTTTAAACGAGTGAATACCTTGATTATGACAGGCAAATACAGGAGTAATTACAGATTGGGTGAATTAAAGACCTATTCTCCCTTTAAAGCCTTATTTATTAAGGAATTAAAACGATATTTCTCCTCTACGTTATATGTTCTGAATACTGGATTCGGTATGGTGATTTTGACACTCGGAGCAATTGCAATGGGTTTTGTTGATATTGAGAAGATCATCGACGTCTCACAGATGGGTATGCCTGTTGGGGAATTTGTTCCAGTGTTTATCCTCTTTTGTATTATGATGAGTAGCACCTCAATGGCGTCAATATCACTGGAAGGAAGTAATCTATGGATAGTGAAATCCATTCCGGTATCACCTATTACGATTTATCATTCAAAAATTGCGGTGAATCTAACGATCCTGGCACCTGCTGTTGTGGATACCATCATTATAGGCCTGCTGCTAAAATTAAAATGGACTTTAATCCTGATCATGCTCCTGGTAACAATTGTGAGTTCCATTTTTATAGCGTTATATGGTTTGCTTATGAATTTGCTCTTACCTAATTTCAAATGGAATAATGAGGCGAATGTGGTGAAGCAAAGCGCGGCTTCTCTAGTTGTTGTATTTTCAGGAATGGCCGTTGTTGGTATTCTGGCAGTATTATTAATGATATTTCAATCATTTACATTGACTTATATCATCTATTCAGTAATTATGGCATCGGCGGATGCATTCCTGTACTGGCTCATCCATACCTATGGCACCAGACGGTTCTATTATTTACAATATTGA
- the purD gene encoding phosphoribosylamine--glycine ligase — MKVLVIGSGGREHAIAKKVSMSPKVSKLYCAPGNAGISECAECVDIPVHDFEGLANFAAKEGIDLTIVGPDDPLVAGVVDVFENRGLRVFGPRKNAAIIEGSKAFSKDLMKKYHIPSAAYETFEDSKKAIEYLKTSKYPIVLKADGLALGKGVLICNNYDEAVQGVKQIMEDKLFGSSGDRMVIEEFMTGREVSVLAFCDGTNILPMTSAQDHKRAKDNDQGLNTGGMGTFSPSPFYTKEIDEYCRKYIYQPTMDAMKAEGRDFIGILFVGLMLTKDGPKVLEYNARFGDPETQVVLPRMKNDIIEVFEACIDGKLDQIKLEFEDNAAVCVILASDGYPEHYEKGFPIRGLQAFQGKDDYFVFHAGTKQVGNDIVTNGGRVLGVTATGRDLKEARKKAYEATGWIEFKNKYMRNDIGKAIDEA, encoded by the coding sequence ATGAAAGTATTAGTTATTGGCAGTGGCGGTAGAGAGCATGCAATTGCGAAAAAGGTATCCATGAGCCCGAAGGTGAGCAAGCTCTACTGTGCACCGGGAAACGCAGGAATATCAGAGTGTGCAGAATGTGTAGATATTCCAGTACATGATTTTGAAGGCTTAGCTAATTTTGCGGCAAAGGAAGGAATTGATCTGACGATTGTGGGACCGGATGATCCACTGGTAGCAGGTGTGGTAGATGTATTTGAAAATCGTGGTCTTCGTGTGTTCGGACCCAGGAAAAATGCTGCAATTATTGAAGGATCAAAGGCATTTTCTAAGGATTTGATGAAGAAATATCATATTCCTTCAGCTGCTTATGAGACCTTCGAGGATTCCAAAAAGGCAATTGAATATCTGAAAACCAGTAAATATCCGATTGTATTAAAGGCTGATGGACTTGCCCTTGGAAAAGGGGTATTAATCTGCAATAACTATGACGAAGCGGTACAGGGCGTGAAGCAGATTATGGAGGACAAGCTATTCGGTTCCTCCGGAGATCGTATGGTTATTGAAGAGTTTATGACAGGAAGGGAAGTCTCCGTACTGGCATTCTGTGATGGAACAAATATATTACCAATGACAAGTGCTCAGGATCATAAGAGGGCAAAAGATAATGATCAGGGATTAAATACTGGAGGGATGGGAACCTTCTCACCAAGCCCCTTCTATACCAAAGAGATTGATGAGTATTGTAGAAAGTATATTTATCAGCCGACTATGGATGCAATGAAGGCAGAAGGAAGAGATTTTATCGGAATTCTCTTTGTTGGTTTGATGCTTACAAAGGATGGTCCAAAGGTATTGGAATATAATGCACGTTTTGGAGATCCCGAGACGCAGGTAGTGCTTCCAAGAATGAAGAATGACATCATCGAAGTATTTGAAGCCTGCATCGATGGAAAGCTGGATCAGATTAAGCTGGAATTTGAGGATAACGCTGCAGTATGTGTAATACTGGCTTCTGACGGTTATCCGGAGCATTATGAAAAGGGATTTCCCATCAGGGGCTTACAAGCATTCCAGGGAAAAGACGATTACTTTGTATTTCATGCTGGCACCAAACAGGTGGGCAATGATATTGTAACCAATGGTGGCCGTGTACTTGGAGTCACTGCAACCGGCAGGGATCTGAAAGAGGCAAGAAAGAAAGCCTATGAGGCAACCGGTTGGATCGAATTTAAGAACAAATATATGCGCAATGATATCGGAAAAGCAATCGATGAGGCATAA
- the purM gene encoding phosphoribosylformylglycinamidine cyclo-ligase, translating to MDYKKAGVDIEAGYKAVDLMKQHIKGTMRKEVLSDIGGFSGAFSLGSFKNMEQPTLVSGTDGVGTKLKIAFLLDKHDTIGIDCVAMCVNDIACAGAEPLFFLDYIACGKNQPEKIATIVKGVAEGCKQANAALIGGETAEMPGFYPVDEYDLAGFAVGIIDQKDLITGVNLKQGDTLIGIASSGIHSNGYSLVRKVFRMQRDALDTYYEVLGKTLGETLLTPTKIYVKALQELKKGNVTVKACSHITGGGFYENIPRMLPEGIHAMIKKDSYEVPPIFGMLQKDGEIEEQIMYNTYNMGIGMIVGVDSKDADKAVKLIEAAGEKAFIVGEAVRGTKGVSLC from the coding sequence ATGGATTATAAGAAGGCAGGAGTCGATATTGAAGCCGGATATAAAGCAGTGGACCTGATGAAGCAGCATATTAAGGGGACCATGCGAAAGGAAGTATTATCCGATATTGGTGGATTTTCTGGAGCATTTTCACTGGGAAGCTTTAAGAATATGGAGCAACCCACTTTGGTATCAGGTACGGACGGAGTTGGTACTAAGCTCAAGATAGCATTTCTTTTAGATAAACATGATACGATTGGTATAGACTGTGTGGCAATGTGTGTGAATGATATTGCCTGTGCTGGAGCTGAGCCGTTGTTCTTCCTGGATTATATTGCTTGTGGCAAGAACCAGCCAGAGAAAATCGCCACCATAGTAAAAGGGGTAGCAGAGGGCTGTAAGCAGGCAAATGCAGCTTTAATCGGTGGTGAGACAGCAGAAATGCCCGGCTTTTATCCCGTTGATGAATATGATTTGGCAGGCTTTGCTGTTGGTATTATAGATCAGAAGGACTTAATCACAGGTGTTAATCTAAAGCAGGGTGATACCCTCATTGGAATCGCATCCTCAGGAATTCACAGTAATGGATATTCCTTGGTACGTAAGGTGTTCCGTATGCAGAGAGACGCTTTGGATACCTATTATGAGGTTCTTGGTAAGACATTGGGTGAGACATTGCTTACCCCTACGAAAATATATGTAAAGGCATTGCAGGAATTGAAAAAGGGCAATGTTACAGTGAAGGCATGCAGCCATATTACCGGTGGAGGTTTCTATGAGAACATTCCGAGAATGTTACCGGAAGGCATTCATGCAATGATAAAGAAGGATAGCTATGAGGTTCCTCCGATTTTCGGAATGTTACAAAAGGACGGAGAGATCGAAGAACAGATAATGTACAATACCTATAATATGGGAATTGGTATGATAGTTGGTGTGGACAGCAAGGATGCGGATAAAGCAGTTAAGCTCATTGAAGCTGCCGGTGAGAAAGCATTCATTGTGGGTGAAGCAGTGCGCGGTACGAAGGGAGTAAGCTTATGTTAA
- a CDS encoding ABC transporter ATP-binding protein: MLKITNFSKSYKSDKKAVDGLNLEVKSGDIFGFIGHNGAGKTTTIRAIAGVLDFEEGEITVDGVSIRKDPVTCKKKMAYIPDNPDLYEHLTGIGYLNFIGDIYEVKKFDRETLIEKYSDAFELTSNLGDTISSYSHGMKQKLAIIAALIHRPMLLILDEPFVGLDPKAAFTLKSIMSEMCKNGSAIFFSTHVLEVAEKLCNKIAIIKGGKLISVGTTAEVKGNHSLEDVFLELIDVQN, encoded by the coding sequence TTGCTTAAGATTACGAATTTCTCAAAAAGCTATAAAAGTGATAAGAAAGCGGTAGACGGATTAAACCTGGAGGTCAAGAGTGGGGATATCTTTGGATTTATCGGCCACAATGGTGCAGGTAAAACAACTACGATACGTGCAATTGCAGGAGTTCTGGATTTTGAAGAGGGAGAAATTACAGTGGACGGAGTTTCCATTCGGAAGGATCCCGTGACCTGTAAGAAAAAGATGGCGTATATTCCGGATAATCCCGATTTATATGAGCACCTTACGGGAATTGGTTATTTGAATTTCATTGGGGACATATACGAAGTGAAGAAATTTGACCGGGAAACCCTAATTGAGAAATATAGTGATGCTTTCGAACTAACCTCCAATCTGGGTGATACGATCTCCTCTTATTCCCATGGTATGAAGCAAAAGCTGGCTATCATTGCGGCTTTGATACATAGACCGATGCTTTTGATTTTGGATGAGCCCTTTGTAGGACTTGATCCAAAGGCTGCATTTACATTAAAATCCATCATGTCAGAAATGTGCAAGAATGGCAGTGCCATATTTTTCTCCACCCATGTCCTAGAGGTAGCTGAAAAGCTATGTAATAAAATTGCCATTATCAAGGGAGGAAAGCTCATTTCTGTTGGAACCACAGCCGAGGTTAAGGGCAACCACAGCTTGGAGGATGTATTTCTGGAGCTGATAGACGTACAGAATTAG